One stretch of Plasmodium vivax chromosome 8, whole genome shotgun sequence DNA includes these proteins:
- a CDS encoding 40S ribosomal protein S11, putative (encoded by transcript PVX_095350A), with product MATTLDVQHERAYQKQEGASFFNSKKIKKGSKSYTRYWKKVGLGFATPKEAKEGVYVDKKCPFTGNVSIRGRILKGMVISSKMKRTIIIRRNYLHYVKKYNRFEKRHKNIPCHCSPCFDVKEGDIVTVGQCRPLSKTVRFNVLHVEKHQIFGSARKQFVLF from the exons ATGGCAACAACTTTGGATGTTCAG CATGAGAGGGCCTACCAAAAGCAGGAGGGAGCGAGTTTTTTCAACTccaagaaaataaagaagggCTCCAAGAGCTACACGAGGTATTGGAAAAAGGTCGGCTTAGGATTCGCCACCCCGAAGGAGGCCAAGGAGGGCGTGTACGTGGACAAAAAGTGCCCCTTCACCGGGAATGTTTCCATCCGAGGGCGTATATTAAA GGGTATGGTAATTtcgagcaaaatgaagagaacaattattataagaaGAAATTACCTACATTATGTAAAAAAGTACAACCGATTTGAAAAGAGACATAAGAACATCCCATGCCACTGCTCCCCATGTTTCGATGTGAAGGAAGGAGACATCGTCACCGTCGGACAGTGCAG ACCCTTGTCCAAAACTGTACGATTCAACGTGTTGCATGTTGAGAAGCACCAAATCTTTGGAAGTGCCAGAAAACAATTTGTTCTCTTTTAA